Proteins from a single region of Lepus europaeus isolate LE1 chromosome 4, mLepTim1.pri, whole genome shotgun sequence:
- the LOC133758701 gene encoding basic proline-rich protein-like: MMPRTRPIIRGAQATLRRQGYASNLTAAAPAWLREPGAGRRATSGMPRTSARRYGLEPDPYNICHLRNGPHPELATDFESDATCLAVPEKTQHLVYLCTSPQGRQVTLPPRLQERVSSPPPIGSVPHQSDAARFGSVGGEGVGEGGVGVELEDEVAEEGAQAPSLLGESFPYRGRTQKTLGPVRLRAGGRGLRPPVPAPRSRRPRKPPGGGGEGRDRPTPRSRRRRLRDSPEGRGAGSGSALRRPRPPPPATPRGPERRRSPGPGRRRREPAGRAPLPGGPVPSGAGRRGEKKGALASQPGTSRPASRPRPRPQRASSTRALTQKVKSGASPARRRRGPAPGSPPPPRPGLLGPSAPPAPPAAAPSRPPAARGAPRPPPPALTRARPPAGPRLPSSSSSSSPRRSRPAAADTPLHLHTHTHTPPALPGGSHPPRQPLRASMKECTFRDFTFPAQPRSARRAGEGGLEPRASATPRRAGRQSAGCSGRGPRRTPGLPAAPRRSPPARAAGLQSPPASRSGTRLPSSGKALERLLSLPGTPRLPAASRPPHPPLPPQAPTPQLRGASGMQLPSSAHSGGGARTQKQPSRRRTAPPGSAQHGQSRPGVGTRRPPPAARPPSRPPGKARLPARVPVTPSETHRPRELASRGGGSGARPALPPPPRLRPPPTPVTGERTGRKLASRAPGQGAEADRGFSGAQTLAAESAASPSAEPPPRHPEKAAWGRGDE; the protein is encoded by the exons ATGATGCCACGCACACGCCCCATCATCCGCGGGGCGCAGGCTACCCTGCGCCGGCAGGGGTATGCTTCAAACCTCACTGCCGCCGCGCCGGCGTGGCTGCGAGAACCCGGGGCAGGTAGACGGGCAACTTCTGGGATGCCTCGCACGTCAGCCAGGCGCTACGGTCTAGAACCCGATCCCTACAACATATGCCATCTTAGAAACGGGCCGCATCCCGAACTGGCTACAGACTTCGAGTCCGACGCAACGTGCCTTGCGGTACCAGAGAAAACACAGCATCTCGTGTACCTCTGCACGTCTCCCCAGGGCAGACAAGTGACACTACCCCCACGGCTACAGGAGCGG GTCAGCTCCCCGCCACCGATTGGCTCGGTGCCCCATCAGTCAGACGCAGCGAGATTCGGGTCGGTGGGAGGGGAAGGCGTTGGAGAAGGTGGAGTGGGAGTGGAATTAGAGGACGAGGTGGCGGAGGAGGGTGCTCAGGCTCCCTCTCTGCTTGGGGAAAGTTTCCCCTACCGGGGACGGACCCAGAAGACGTTAGGCCCAGTGCGGCTGCGGGCCGGTGGAAGGGGGCTCCGGCCCCCGGTTCCCGCCCCTCGGTCCCGCAGGCCCCGGAAACcaccagggggagggggagaagggagggaccGACCCACCCCCCGATCTCGGCGGAGGCGCCTCCGGGACTCCCCcgaggggcggggggcggggagcggcAGCGCGCTGCGAcgaccccggccccctcccccagcgaCACCCCGGGGGCCCGAACGCCGACGGTCCCCGGGTCCGGGGCGTCGCCGTCGCGAGCCGGCCGGGAGGGCCCCCCTCCCCGGAGGGCCTGTCCCTTCAGGggcggggagaaggggagagaaaaagggGGCGCTGGCGAGTCAACCCGGAACCTCCCGGCCCGcctcccgcccccggccccggccccagcgcGCCTCCAGCACTCGTGCCCTAACCCAGAAAGTTAAGTCAGGGGCGAGCCCAGCCCGGCGCCGCCGCGGCCCGGCCcccggctccccgcccccaccgcggCCCGGCCTGCTCGGCCCGAgcgcgccgcccgccccgcccgccgcagCTCCTTCCCGTCCGCCCGCGGCGCGCGGCGCccctcgccccccgcccccggcgctgACACGGGCCCGGCCGCCCGCGGGGCCGaggctcccctcctcctcctcctccagctccccgCGCCGCAGCCGGCCGGCCGCCGCTGACACCCCGCTtcaccttcacacacacacacacacacccccagcacTTCCCGGGGGCTCCCACCCTCCGCGGCAGCCGCTCCGCGCTTCCATGAAAGAATGCACCTTTCGCGATTTCACCTTCCCGGCTCAGCCGCGCTCCGCCCGACGAGCAGGGGAGGGGGGGCTGGAGCCTCGCGCCTCCGCGACCCCGCGCCGGGCCGGGCGGCAGAGCGCTGGCTGCTCGGGGCGGGGGCCGCGCCGCACCCCCGGCCTCCCCGCCGCGCCTCGGCGCTCACCTCCTGCCCGCGCCGCGGGGCTGCAGTCTCCGCCCGCCTCGCGCTCCGGGACTCGCCTCCCGAGCTCTGGCAAGGCGCTGGAGCGCCTCCTTTCTCTCCCGGGGACTCCGCGTCTCCCCGCCGCTtcccgccctccccacccccccctccctccccaagccCCAACTCCCCAGCTCCGCGGCGCCTCGGGGATGCAACTCCCGAGCTCCGCGCACTCCGGCGGCGGTGCCCGCACACAAAAACAGCCCTCCCGGAGGCGCACGGCTCCGCCGGGCTCGGCGCAGCACGGGCAGTCGCGGCCGGGGGTGGGGACGCGgcgccccccgcccgccgcccgcccgccctcgCGGCCCCCGGGGAAGGCGCGGTTACCGGCTCGGGTCCCGGTCACGCCGTCAG AGACACACAGACCGCGCGAGCTCgcgagcaggggagggggctcggGAGCCAGGCCGGCCCTCCCTCCGCCTCCCCGGCTGCGGCCGCCGCCAACTCCTGTCACTGGGGAGAGGACGGGGCGGAAACTTGCCTCCCGCGCCcccgggcagggggcagaggcggACAGAGGGTTCTCCGGGGCGCAGACCCTGGCCGCGGAGTCTGCAGCATCTCCGTCGGCAGAGCCTCCCCCCCGCCACCCCGAGAAGGCGGCCTGGGGGAGAGGTGATGAGTGA